The following proteins are encoded in a genomic region of Brachypodium distachyon strain Bd21 chromosome 1, Brachypodium_distachyon_v3.0, whole genome shotgun sequence:
- the LOC100841379 gene encoding lecithin-cholesterol acyltransferase-like 1: protein MERRPSLVAMVVVAMLSLSSCCCCASSSAGGGQQLHPVILIPGSGGNQLEAKLTEEYSPSSLACRVWPLVRGRGGWFRLWFDPSVLVAPLTRCFAERMMLYYDIAADDYRNAPGVETRVSDFGSTSSLRYLDPNLKLLTGYMDALASTLEKAAGYEEGRDLFGAPYDFRYGLAAPGHPSQAGSAYLERLRLLVESACAANGGKPAILLAHSLGGLYALQLLARSPAPWRAAHVKRLVTLSAPWGGSVQEMLTFASGNTLGVPFVDASIIRDEQRSSESNLWLLPTPKVFGNTTLVVSEFHNRSYSAKNVTQFLRDIGFEGGVEPYRARIRPLGEALPEPGVPVTCLVGTGVDTVESLVFGKEGFEAGPVKVAYGDGDGTVNLASLVGPIKAWADSPAQVLEVVELPGVSHSGILKDKSALQQIVRIVDAINLNTTGSNYLRSF, encoded by the exons ATGGAGAGACGCCCATCACTAGTAGCCATGGTCGTGGTGGCCATGCTGTCGCTGAgctcgtgctgctgctgcgcgtcgtcgtccgcgggcggcgggcagcAGCTGCACCCGGTGATACTGATCCCGGGGTCCGGCGGCAACCAACTGGAGGCGAAGCTGACGGAGGAGTACAGCCCGTCGAGCCTGGCGTGCCGGGTGTGGCCGCTGGTGCGCGGCCGGGGCGGCTGGTTCCGCCTGTGGTTCGACCCCTCCGTCCTGGTTGCGCCCCTCACCCGGTGCTTCGCCGAGCGCATGATGCTCTACTACGAcatcgccgccgacgactACCGCAACGCGCCGGGCGTCGAGACCCGGGTCTCCGACTTcggctccacctcctccctccGCTACCTCGACCCAAACCTCAA GCTGCTGACGGGGTACATGGACGCGCTGGCGAGCACGCTGGAGAAGGCGGCAGGGTACGAGGAAGGGCGGGACCTGTTCGGCGCGCCGTACGACTTCCGTTACGGTCTCGCCGCGCCGGGGCACCCGTCGCAGGCCGGCAGCGCGTACCTGGAACGCCTCAGGCTTCTGGTAGAATCCGCGTGCGCGGCCAACGGCGGCAAACCCGCGATCCTGCTAGCGCACAGCCTGGGCGGGCTCTACGCGCTGCAGCTCCTAGCGCGCAGCCCGGCCCCCTGGCGGGCCGCGCACGTGAAGCGGCTGGTGACGCTGTCGGCGCCCTGGGGCGGCTCCGTGCAGGAGATGCTCACCTTCGCGTCCGGGAACACGCTGGGCGTGCCGTTCGTGGACGCGTCCATCATCCGCGACGAGCAGCGGAGCTCCGAGAGCAACCTCTGGCTGCTGCCCACGCCGAAGGTGTTCGGCAACACGACGCTCGTGGTGTCCGAGTTCCACAACCGGTCCTACTCGGCCAAGAACGTAACGCAGTTCCTGCGGGACATCGGGTTCGAGGGCGGCGTGGAGCCCTACAGGGCCAGGATACGGCCGCTCGGGGAAGCCCTGCCGGAGCCCGGGGTGCCCGTCACGTGCCTCGTGGGCACCGGCGTGGACACCGTGGAGAGCCTCGTGTTTGGGAAGGAAGGGTTCGAGGCCGGCCCGGTGAAAGTGGCGTATGGGGATGGGGATGGGACGGTGAACCTTGCTAGCCTTGTCGGGCCGATCAAGGCGTGGGCTGACTCGCCGGCGCAGGTGCTCGAGGTTGTGGAGCTGCCCGGGGTGTCGCACTCGGGCATCCTCAAGGACAAGAGCGCGCTCCAGCAGATCGTCAGGATTGTCGATGCCATCAATCTCAACACCACGGGCTCGAACTATCTGCGGTCGTTTtaa